ATCGAGGTCGACGACAACCCCAGCGGCAGCTTCGAGATGGTCACCCCCCAAGGGGTCGAGGAAGTGGGCATCAACATCAAGGAGATGCTCCCGGGCCTCTTTGGCCGCCGGCGCAAGGACCGGTTCAAAGTGGCGGAGGCCAAGGAGATTCTGCTCCAGCAGGAGGCGGAGAAGCTCATCGACCGCCAACACGTGGCCCGCGAAGCGCGTCATCGGGTGGAGCAGGGCGGGCTGATCTTCCTCGACGAGATCGACAAAGTCGCCGGGCGGGAAGGGGGCCGCGGTCCCGACGTCTCCCGCGAAGGCGTGCAGCGGGATTTGCTGCCCATCGTCGAAGGCACCACCGTCACCACCAAATACGGCATGGTGCGCACCGACCACATCCTCTTCATCGCCGCCGGCGCCTTCCACGTCAGCCGCCCGTCGGATCTGATTCCCGAGCTCCAGGGCCGCTTCCCCATCCGGGTGGAGCTGGACTCCCTCACCGAGGATGACTTCGTGCGCATCCTCACCGAGCCGGAGAACTCCCTCACCAAGCAATACTCGGCGCTGCTGGACACGGAGGGCGTCGGGCTGACCTTCACCGAGGACGCCGTCCGCGAGATCGCCCGGCTGGCGGTGGAGGTCAACTCCCACACCGAGAATATCGGCGCCCGCCGACTGGCGACCCTCATGGAGCGGGTGCTGGAAGAGGTCTCCTTCAACGCTCCGGAAATGCCCGACGGAGAATTCGCCGTCGATGGCGAATACGTCCGCAACGCCATCGCCGACATCGTCAAGGATCAGGATCTGAGCCGCTATGTACTCTGAGCCCCCCACTACCGCTGCCCCGCCCCGTCGCCTCGGAGCCAGAAGGTCTCCGGG
This is a stretch of genomic DNA from Acidobacteriota bacterium. It encodes these proteins:
- the hslU gene encoding ATP-dependent protease ATPase subunit HslU, with product MSTILPDETDQPLGIENLPPREIVSELDKYVIGQQQAKRAVAVALRNRWRRQQLSEELADEIYPKNILMIGSTGVGKTEIARRLAKLARAPFIKVEASKFTEVGYVGRDVESMVRDLTEIAYSMVREEKREAVLEAAQAHAEERLLQLLVPSSNIGLSSTPSEDLTETREKFRKKLREGALDNREVQIEVDDNPSGSFEMVTPQGVEEVGINIKEMLPGLFGRRRKDRFKVAEAKEILLQQEAEKLIDRQHVAREARHRVEQGGLIFLDEIDKVAGREGGRGPDVSREGVQRDLLPIVEGTTVTTKYGMVRTDHILFIAAGAFHVSRPSDLIPELQGRFPIRVELDSLTEDDFVRILTEPENSLTKQYSALLDTEGVGLTFTEDAVREIARLAVEVNSHTENIGARRLATLMERVLEEVSFNAPEMPDGEFAVDGEYVRNAIADIVKDQDLSRYVL